TCGTGTACCTGAAGCAGCATTTTGGTCTGTAAATTCAGTTCGGTTATTTTACGGTCGATCTTTATCATGGCCAGTTTTATTACATCCGCCGCACTGCCTTGTATTGGGGCATTTACGGCATTTCTTTCGGCGTGGGCTTTTACTACAAAATTACCGGAATTAATATCTTTTAAATGACGTTTGCGCTGCAAAATAGTTTCCACATAACCCAAATCCTGCGCTTTCTTTACCTGTTCCGTCATGTACTGCTTAAGCCGCGGATAGGTTTCGAAATAAGCCTCAATCATCTGTTTAGCTTTACTCCGTGAAAGACCGGTCTGCTCGGCCAGCGCAAAAGCGCCTTGCCCGTAAATGATCCCGAAATTAACGGTTTTCGCCTGGCTGCGCTGTGTTTTATTCACTTCTTCAATGGGAATATTAAACAGTTTTGAAGCCGTGGAAGCGTGAATATCTTCCCCATTCTGGAAAGCCTGGATCATGTTCTCCTCATGGGAAATTTCGGCAATCAGCCTTAGTTCAATCTGCGAATAATCCGCCGAAATAATTTTGTGCCCGGGAGCTGCGACGAAGGCACCGCGAATCTGCTGTCCGCGCTCTGTACGGATGGGGATGTTCTGCAAATTGGGATTCACAGAAGCTAAACGGCCTGTGGCAGCGGTGGTTTGCGAAAAATTGGTGTGTACCCGCTGGGTATCTTTGTCAATCTGCAATGGCAGCGCGTCCACATAAGTAGATTTTAATTTCTGATATGTACGGTATTCTAAAATATGCGCGATGATCTCGTGTTTTGGCGCGAGTTTCTGTAGAATATCTTCGGAGGTGGCGTACTGGCCGGTTTTTGTTTTCTTGGCTTTAGGATCAAGCTGTAATTTCTCGAACAGAATTTCGCCCAATTGTCGCGGAGAATTGATATTAAACGCTTCCCCAGAAAGTTCAAAAATAGATTTTTCGAGGTTTCTAAGGTCGTTTTCAAGATCTTTACTTTCCTGCTCGAGCCAGTCCTTGTCGAGCGAGATGCCTTCAAGTTCCATCTTAGCCAATACTGTCATCAAAGGCATTTCCACTTCATGAAAAAGTTTCCCGAGGTTTTCTTTTTCTAATTGCGGGGCAAATATTTCATAAAGCTGCCAGGTAATATCAGCATCCTCTGCCGCGTATTTGGTTTGTTCTTCCAATGAAAGATCCCGGAAAGTGAGCTGGTTCTTGCCTTTTTTACCGATTAAAGATTCCAGCGCTAGGGGTTTATAATTCAGGTAAACTTCTGAAAGATAATCCATCAGATGCCGCCCATCAGGATTTAGCAGGTAATGGGCAATCATGGTATCGAACAAACTGCCTGCGAGCGTAATGCCGTATTGCTGAAGCACTTTGTAATCAAATTTTAGGTTATGGGCGATTTTCACGACTGTTTCGTCCTCAAAGAACGGCCGGAAAATCTCAAGTGTGGTTTTCACTTCCTCTTCCTCGCCGGATAGCGGTACAAAATAAGCGAATCCCTTTTTGTAGCAAAAACTTAAGCCTACAAGTTCGGTTTCCATCTCGTTTAAGGTGGTAGTTTCCGTATCGAACGCTACGGCAGGCTGTCGCCGAAGATTAGAGACCAGTATGCGCTGTGCCTTTGGACTGTCAATGTATTGGTAAAGTATATCGTGATCATCGATTGTGGATTTGGTTTGGGTCGCGTGATCGAGTTCTTCAAAATTAGCAAACAAGTCAAGTTGTTGTGGCGATTTATCCGTTACTTTTGCGAGTTGCTGTGGCGCCGCCAGCGTTGGGGTAGCCGGTGCAAAGGCGCGGTAAAGATTCTCATAAAGCCGACGAAACTCCAGTTCATCAAAGACGGCTTTTACACCCTCAAAATCGGGTGTTTCGAGGTCATATTGCTCTTGGTGGAATTCTATCGGAGCATCACAAATAATGGTAGCGAGTTTTTTAGACATGATGCCACGTTCGGCGCTTGCTTCTATTTTTTCGCGTAGTTTACCCTTTATTTCATGGGTATTGGCAAGCAGGTTTTCGATGCTGCCGTATTCTTTCAGGAATTTTTTTGCGGTTTTCTCGCCTACACCGTCCAGGCCGGGGATGTTATCTACAGAATCGCCCATCATGGCCAGAAAATCTATGACCTGTTTAGGATTTTCGATTTCGTACTTCTCTTTAACTTCTTCCACACCAAGGATGGTGAATTCTGCACCTTTAAGGCCTGGCTTGTAGATTTTAATTTTTTCGGTCACCAGTGCGCAAAATCTTTGTCTGGCGTTACCATGAACGTTGTATAGCCTTCCTTCTCTGCTTTACAGGCGATGGTGCCAATGACGTCATCAGCCTCGTAGCCTTCCACGCCAAGAATGGGCACATGCATGGCCTTCAAAATACGGTGGATATAAGGTATCGCCAATTGGATGGCTTCTGGAGTTTCGTTACGGTTGGCTTTATATTCCGCGAAATCTACTGTGCGGACGCTGGCCTGTCCTACATCAAAAACAACGGCCAAATGTGTAGGCTTTTCGCGGCGGATAAGTTCGATAAGCGAATTGGTGAAGCCAAAAATGGCAGAGGTGTCTTTGCCGTCGCTGGTGATTCTGGGGCTGCGGATAAGCGCGTAATACCCACGGAAAATCATCGCATACGCGTCGATGAGGAAAAGCCTTTTGTCTTGGTTGTCTTGCATGATAGCAAAGATAATATTTTTAAAGATTAGAAACAGTGGCGAACCTGTCGCCAACAAAAAAACCGCTTTCTTTTGAAAGCGGTTTTGTACCTATTGATAAGCTGATTATTGTTTGATGATTTTTTGTGAAACAGTTTGTCCGTTTACATCACCAGTGATGATATACATTCCTTTGTTTAAAGAAGATACATCAAGGCTTGTCCCCTCTGTTACTGCTGCTGACTTTACTACTTGTCCGTTTGCATTAACGATGTTCACGTTTGCTTTTGCACCAAAAACTATGGCATTATTAACAATCGTATTTTTCACAAGTTTTACTTTAGATCCATTTACGTCAGATACTGATAAATTAGAATCATCAACATTACCAGTAATGACCACATCATCAACGCTAAAGGTACCGGTTGTTGCTTCAGCACCATAGAAATAAAAACGGAAAGTTACAGCACCTGCTTGATTTGTAATGGCAGGCGTAACAGTAGAACCATTTTGGCCAGTACTGATGTCATTTACATAATGAAACTGGTTTGTTGGCACTACCTCCAATTCTGCATTTGCAGGAACAATACTTGCAGGAAGGTTAGCTGCATAACCGTCAACGCTTGATCTTACTGCATAATATCTTGGTCCGGTCCCAGATCTTTGTGCACGGAAAGTAATAGAAGATACATCTAAATAATATCCAGCAGCTGGCGTCACTGTAACCTGCAAATATTTGCTGGTATCAAGCACACCCGCAGTTGGAGCACCTTCATGAGTAAATCTATTTCCAGTAGCAGTTTGGGTATACCCTACCGATGTAAAGGCAGAAGCCGTATAGTTAGAACCCGTAGTTACCGCTGTTGTAACAGGAGGAGTTCCCGCGAAAGCATACGTTGCTGTGAAAGCCTGTGCGCTAACTGTAGCAGAGACAGCAATTGCTGCCAATAAAGAATAGAATTTTTTCATAACTGAAATTTTTAAATTAATAATTTATTTCTCAAAATTACAAATAATTTTAGAAATCGCATAACAATGATGTTAAATTACCGTTAAATTTGCACCCACGTTTACAAAGGTCTGTTAGAAATTACTGTGGCACTTTGCATTAATCACCTTGAACCGAAATTTACTTTTTCTTGTCTGTCTCTTCTCTGCCTGGTGTTCTATAAATGCCCAGATATTTGAATGGCAAAACCCTAACCTGCGCGATTCGGTTCGTCATCAGCAAGATTCTGTTTTGGCCGCCAAAATAAATACCGAACTCTTTAGCCGAGACACTTTAGATTTTGTACGCACACCCGGCCGCATCGTGGTAGATGAAGGCATTCTGGTTAAAAATCCGCGTGCGAAAATTCTGGGGGATCTCAATTCTAAAGGATCTATCGTGCGTGGGATTACTTTTGGCAATAACCAGGGACAAAGCGTACAAAGCTCAATGGATTTACAGATCACCGGTAAACTGTCGAAGGATGTATCGGTTTTGGCTTCCATTTCAGATCATAATTTACCCATTCAGGCCGATGGTTACACGCAAACGCTGGAAGAATTTGATAAGATCTATATACAGCTGAATATCAAAGACCAATCCGTACTACGCGCCGGCCATCTGGATCTTTTAGATGAAAATACGTTCTTCGGCCGCTACCAGCGCAGAAGCATGGGGTTGCAATACCACACTTTGTTCGGACAAGACCACAAAACTTATATAGATGTTTCCGCAGGTGTCGCCCGAAGCGAGTTCCACAGGGTACGTTTTCAGGGAATTGAGGGCAACCAGGGTCCTTACCGCCTCAATGGTAAAAACGGCGAGCAGTTCATTACCATCATTTCCGGCTCTGAGCAAGTGTATATTGACGGAATTTTGATGAAACGTGGTGAAAACCAAGATTATACCATTAATTATAACACCGGTGAAGTCACTTTCACCAGTTACAGACCAATATTTAAACAAAACAACATTAATATTTCCTACAATTACACGAACAGAAATTATACCCGTTTTTTGGTCACAGGCGGACTTCGACATGAGCGTGCGAAAGCGAGATACGGCTTCAGCTGGTTTATGGAAAACGACAATAGAAACGCACCGCTTTCCCTTAATCTAAGCAAAGAAGAAGAGCAGATCCTGGCAGCTGCGGGCAACAATCCCGACCTGATGTACGCGCCAAGCGGAACGGTGGCGGAATATGATGTGAATAAAATTCTTTACCAACGCATTGAAAATATAAACGGTCATTATTACGAATTCTCTACCGACCAAAACCAAACGCTGTATCAGGTGGCTTTTACCTATTTTGGTGAAAACATGGGTGATTACCGACTGAAACAGACCACCAATAATGGCCGCGTCTTTGAATATGCAGGGCCAAATATGGGCAACTATAAGGCAGTCCGTAAGTTACCAGCGCCGCAAAAAACGCAGGTTTTCTCCGCCAACTCCGAATTTTTGCTTAAAGAAGGGAAAATTGGCGCGGATGTTTCGCTCAGCAATTTCGATATCAATCTTTTCTCGTCTAAAGATGCTGATGAAAACATTGGTTATGCCGGCCGTATCTTTGGTTATAAAACCTTTACCAGCCGTAACTGGCGCGGCACGCCAGCTTTTGAATATCAACACATCAATTCGCGTTTTCATATTCTCGACCGCATCAATGAAGTTGATTTTTCACGGGATTTCAATTTGCCGCAAGAGTTTAACCAGATCACCCAAAACCGGCTGATTTTCAGTTTCCTGAATCAGTGGAATAACAAATCTTTCGTTAATTATAAAATGAATTATCTGGATGAGCAGCGAAATTATACGGGCTTTAAAAACGAGTTTGATTTTGGCTGGTTTCGTGGTAAGTTCACCACCAAAGGAAACATTTCTTATCTTGATACGAAGGGCGTGGTGCAGGACACCAAATTTGCACGGGGCAACGTAACGTCTGCGTATCAGACGCGCAAAGGCAACTGGGCGATCGGCGCTGCGATGGAGCATAATGTTAAAAATTTCCGTGAGATCAATCAGCTGGATGTCACCAGTTTCAGTTGGAAAGAAATCTTCATTGAGAAAAAAATAGCAGATTCGGCACGCACCAAATTTTTAACGAGAATGTATTTCCGTGATAACGATTCGGTACGTAATAATTCGCTTACAGATATGAACCATATTATAGGAATCGTAGCCGAAAGCCAATTAATAAAGACCGAAAAAACCACGCTGAACGCGCTTGTGCATT
This DNA window, taken from Chryseobacterium sp. 6424, encodes the following:
- a CDS encoding T9SS type A sorting domain-containing protein — its product is MKKFYSLLAAIAVSATVSAQAFTATYAFAGTPPVTTAVTTGSNYTASAFTSVGYTQTATGNRFTHEGAPTAGVLDTSKYLQVTVTPAAGYYLDVSSITFRAQRSGTGPRYYAVRSSVDGYAANLPASIVPANAELEVVPTNQFHYVNDISTGQNGSTVTPAITNQAGAVTFRFYFYGAEATTGTFSVDDVVITGNVDDSNLSVSDVNGSKVKLVKNTIVNNAIVFGAKANVNIVNANGQVVKSAAVTEGTSLDVSSLNKGMYIITGDVNGQTVSQKIIKQ